One Argentina anserina chromosome 6, drPotAnse1.1, whole genome shotgun sequence genomic window, CTGGTCAACTTGATACAACATTAGAGCAGAAGGATATGGTATTTTCATTTCAACCTTGCACGGGGGATAGTACATCTGCATCAATATTGTATCTCTAGCTAACTCATGAAGGCATACCTTGCTAGCTAGCCAACCCTCTTCGAAACTATCCTTCCCTGAATTTTCCCTGAATGTACTCAGCTATGTGATCCCTCTCCTGATTGTAGTGATAACAAACTCAGATCTTGAAGAATGACAATTCCTATAATAACTTTTACTATATGGAATTACTTCACTATTTTTATTCCATGCATGAAATCCCTTATCAATGACATCCCAAAAGCGAACTCCAAACAACCCAAAAGGTTCCGGGAAAAACAACATGGAACCAGACATCGCATAAGCCTTCGCCAACTACAGCTGTCAAGGTTCTTCACCCATGAGCAAATTTGAAAACCCATATTGGCTTCACGAATTGAAAACTCAGATTcatgtaattttgttttgggTTAATTCATATGAATATATTTGTATGCTGTTGTAGATGAGTAGCTAGTCGAAATTCCATATGAATCTAATATGGCCTGGGGAGTAGGATCTTTTTCATTTCGTTTATGTGGAAGCACaatttgattatttttttcttcaataaaACAGAATTGTAAATGGAAGTAGATATAGCTATTAGGTTGCTTAGGTGGCAGGACATAAATTGATTAGGGAATAGGGAAGATATTAGAGAAATGAGTATAGAGGATTAGGTGccataattaattatatatcgCCAAAAATGACAGCACTAATATTAATAAACTAATTAAATACAGAACCAGCTGCTGTCTATGGCTATATATGTGCTCGATCCTTGTTTTCTGATATATACAACTATATTGAGAGTAGATCAATATGGAAAGGCTAAACAGCTTTAGACACATTAACCAAAAATGGTCAAATGGAAAGCATTCCAACGAGCTACTCCAAGCTCAAGCCCACATATGGAATCACATCTTCAGCTTCATAAACTCTATGTCCCTTAAATCTGCAATTCAACTAGGTATACCAGATGCTATCAACAAACATGGTCGCCCTATGACCCTTTCTGAGCTCACATCTACCTTACCAATCCACCCAACCAAATCCCACAGCGTCCACCGCCTCATGCGAATATTGGTTCACTCTGGCTTCTTCGATAAGAAACAGCTGAGTGAAACTGAAGGGGAAGGTTATACGCTTACTGATGCCTCCCAGCTCCTTCTGAAGGATCACCCCTTGAGCGTAACCCCCTTCTTAAACGCCATGCTCGACCCTGCTTTGACCAAGCCATGGCATTACTTGAGCACTTGGTTCCAAAACGATGACCCTACGCCATTTGACACAGCACATGGCATGACGTTTTGGGATTACGGGAACCATCAGCCAAGTATTGCTCATTTCTTCAACGATGCCATGGCTAGCGACGCTCGTTTAGTCACCAACGTGGTAATTGACGAGTGCAAAGGGGTGTTTGAGGGATTAGATTCATTGGTTGATGTTGGAGGTGGTACAGGAACTGTGGCCAAGGCCATTGCTGATGCATTCCCACATATTGACTGCACTGTACTTGATCTCCCACATGTTGTGGCTGACCTGCAACGAAGTAAGAACTTGAAATACATCGGAGGTGACATGTTCCAGGCAGTTCCTCCTGCAGATGCAGTTTTACTCAAggtaattttcagatataatTTTGGCCTACAAAAGTTTGGAtattattttgtatatatatatatatatatatatgctattCTACTTACGAGTATTATTACTCttggcaactatatttaagACGAACACGAGATTGACGATCACTTCTCTCTAATGCACTAATCAATTAACCAATATAAAACTCTAGACAAAGACCAAATCGGTACTTCTAATCTATCTatatcaatgttttaaaaaactcatCTCAAGGTTCGCCTGAGGCTTATAAAGCTTAAAGCTACTTACATAACGACTCTATTATTCAGTCTGGACACCGAGACTTGCCTTTTACGCCTTatgttaagtttttttttacgcATTTTATGCATTTTACTATGtcttagaaaataatatttttaagtatatttttatatttatttatataatgtgtttaatttgatgaaaactatctaaaacatttggattatgaattttattatatctaaatgcaataaattagtaagttcttatgtatatttgttctttttgtatgtgtataattatatatttacacatttaactactaattttttataacataaggcTTACGCCTTATGCGCCTCAAGTTCTAAGACTCAAGGCTCTCAAGAAAACGCCTTAGGGTACGCATtcgctttttaaaacattgatcTATATATCTTTTGAGCAGTGGATATTGCACGACTGGAATGATGAAGAATGTGTCAAAATACTTGAGCGATCGAAAGAGGCAATTACAGGCAATGGCAAGAAAGGTAAGGTGATTATTATAGATATGATGATGGAGAACCAGAAAGGGGATGAGGAATCAATTGAAACACAGTTGTTCTTCGACATGCTGATGATGGCCCTCGTCACAGGAAAAGAAAGGAACGAGAAAGAATGGGCTAAGCTCTTCACTGATAGCGGTTTCAGTGATTATAAGATAACTCCCATTTTGGGTTTAAGGTCTCTCATTGAGGTTTATCCTTGATAAATATGTATGACAGTGTGTAAAATGTAAAGCCAAAGGCGCTACCTGGCTGGCTACCTCAGAAAATAATGTAGTACGTACTGTTTTTTctctataaaaaaataaaatatttcattGCTTGTTATATCAGGGAA contains:
- the LOC126798152 gene encoding probable O-methyltransferase 3 encodes the protein MERLNSFRHINQKWSNGKHSNELLQAQAHIWNHIFSFINSMSLKSAIQLGIPDAINKHGRPMTLSELTSTLPIHPTKSHSVHRLMRILVHSGFFDKKQLSETEGEGYTLTDASQLLLKDHPLSVTPFLNAMLDPALTKPWHYLSTWFQNDDPTPFDTAHGMTFWDYGNHQPSIAHFFNDAMASDARLVTNVVIDECKGVFEGLDSLVDVGGGTGTVAKAIADAFPHIDCTVLDLPHVVADLQRSKNLKYIGGDMFQAVPPADAVLLKWILHDWNDEECVKILERSKEAITGNGKKGKVIIIDMMMENQKGDEESIETQLFFDMLMMALVTGKERNEKEWAKLFTDSGFSDYKITPILGLRSLIEVYP